Proteins from one Thermoplasma sp. Kam2015 genomic window:
- a CDS encoding RtcB family protein translates to MNVRRIDDYTYMIDKEDDMLVPGIVYSSEALFKESIDEGSLKQVMNVAKLPGIIKASYAMPDIHLGYGFPIGGVAAFDAEEGIVSPGGVGYDINCGVALVSTGLTYEEFKPKLKVVTDDLFNEIPSGLTSRKGLKVSSSDLSEILRFGLKWAMDHDLAIRDDLTHTEDGGSIENTGSNVSKAAQQRGISQIGTLGAGNHFLEVQKVSDIFDKDAASRFGLMENEVTVMIHTGSRGLGHQVATDYIRMLRESDQAIRTSDAELISAPIKSPLGEKYLDAMRSAANFAFVNRQIAIYRIREVFERHFGVRPKLVYSLAHNIAKEETHTVDGSRIRVIVHRKGATRAFPSNLSSSPFEDTGHPVLIPGSMGTASYVLVGLPDNLTKSFGTTCHGAGRVLSRSQAVKRYAGIVEKELERKSVYARPATKQVLYEEAPESYKNVDEVVEAVYGARLARPVARMIPLSVVKG, encoded by the coding sequence AAGCAGGTTATGAACGTTGCAAAGCTTCCGGGTATAATTAAAGCGTCATACGCAATGCCAGATATACATCTTGGCTACGGATTTCCCATAGGTGGCGTGGCTGCGTTTGATGCTGAAGAGGGAATAGTTTCTCCGGGTGGCGTCGGGTATGATATAAACTGTGGCGTTGCTCTCGTTTCAACGGGTCTAACTTATGAAGAATTCAAGCCGAAATTGAAGGTGGTCACCGATGATCTCTTCAATGAAATCCCAAGCGGGCTGACCTCAAGGAAAGGCCTTAAGGTTTCATCCTCTGATCTCAGCGAAATACTAAGGTTCGGCCTGAAATGGGCTATGGATCATGATCTTGCCATACGTGATGATTTGACTCATACCGAGGATGGTGGTTCCATAGAGAATACAGGATCAAACGTATCCAAGGCAGCTCAGCAGCGTGGAATCAGCCAGATAGGTACTCTGGGTGCCGGGAATCACTTTCTGGAGGTTCAAAAGGTCTCCGATATATTCGATAAGGATGCCGCGAGTAGATTTGGCTTAATGGAGAACGAAGTCACCGTTATGATCCACACCGGATCAAGAGGTCTCGGTCACCAGGTGGCAACGGACTATATCAGGATGCTCAGAGAGAGCGATCAGGCAATAAGGACTTCAGATGCTGAACTCATATCCGCCCCCATAAAATCCCCCCTTGGTGAAAAATATCTGGATGCAATGAGATCCGCTGCGAATTTTGCCTTTGTCAACAGACAGATCGCCATATACCGTATTCGAGAGGTCTTCGAAAGGCACTTCGGTGTAAGGCCAAAGCTGGTATACAGCCTGGCGCATAACATAGCTAAGGAAGAAACTCACACGGTTGACGGTTCAAGGATAAGAGTCATTGTCCATCGTAAGGGTGCAACTAGGGCATTCCCATCTAATCTCTCTTCATCGCCTTTTGAAGATACTGGTCATCCTGTACTAATACCAGGCAGCATGGGAACAGCTTCATACGTACTTGTTGGCCTTCCAGATAATTTGACTAAGTCATTTGGTACAACTTGCCATGGGGCAGGTCGTGTGCTGAGCAGAAGCCAGGCTGTCAAGAGATATGCTGGTATTGTGGAAAAGGAGCTGGAGAGGAAGAGCGTCTATGCAAGGCCTGCGACAAAACAGGTGTTATACGAAGAGGCTCCGGAGAGCTATAAGAACGTCGATGAAGTTGTCGAAGCTGTATATGGGGCTCGCCTGGCAAGGCCGGTTGCCAGAATGATACCGCTATCCGTGGTGAAGGGCTGA